A genomic window from Carassius auratus strain Wakin chromosome 19, ASM336829v1, whole genome shotgun sequence includes:
- the LOC113119132 gene encoding meprin A subunit beta-like isoform X1, producing the protein MHFCAFLLLSLALVLDHPSITFGQNDILDKWKSILDINKASGLNLTEGDIMESRPGSSIEGYQSCWDTPVPYELSGNLSMNYKGVILRAFEQFRLKSCVDFKPREEEEFYISAESHKGCWSYIGRSFPGGQTLSIGKDCGRKGIVEHQFLHALGLNHEHLRYDRDDYVTIKYENIRKGYESNFNRHNENVSTTQETPYDYYSVMHFDKNAFSNGNGPTIITKSPEIQDVIGQLMEMSEYDAMELNKLYKCNSSVSFLDHCSFDDESLCQMGISSSADDGWRRVKSVSGINVTDHTYLGKKQNGTSFFMHFSTEGRNEGDTARLESKTVTPTRDCKVQCLQFYYYHSGHESDQLNIWIREQQNQADCRGALRLMDHITETPGNYWKLHHVPMNANTSFQVVFEARKGAGSSSGGFSLDDINISETECPFIWQIRDFEKKLNSGLSIWSPLYYSNDGYRFAAQLSLFRNPISINVYLVSGAYDEQLQWPCPWRQITVQILDQNPHIQKRMSFEQSITTDPDLTYDDGGYHWEKPQYTRFGFQINISGEFVFLAGPAHVVLLTKEDLTRREFIKGGDLILLFTMQDISALLQNASLPCSKVTVKNFNVSKSCSNGDFDNYNSHYSYSRAH; encoded by the exons atgcatttctgtgcTTTTCTTCTGCTGAGCTTGGCTTTGGTTCTTGATCATCCATCA ATCACTTTTGGTCAAAATG ACATTTTAGACAAATGGAAGAGCATTCTGGATATAAACAAAG CATCAGGTTTAAACCTCACAGAAGGAGACATCAtggag TCTAGGCCAGGAAGTTCAATTGAAGGGTATCAGTCCTGTTGGGATACTCCTGTGCCATATGAGCTGAGTGGAAATCTCA GTATGAACTATAAAGGTGTCATTCTGAGAGCCTTCGAGCAGTTCAGACTGAAATCATGTGTTGACTTTAAGCCCAGAGAAGAAGAAGAGTTTTACATCTCTGCGGAGAGTCATAAAGG GTGTTGGTCATATATTGGACGCTCGTTTCCTGGAGGACAGACTCTTTCCATCGGAAAGGACTGTGGAAGAAAAGGCATTGTTGAGCACCAGTTTCTCCATGCTCTGGGATTGAACCATGAACATTTGAGATATGACAGAGATGATTATGTGACAATCAAATATGAAAACATCAGGAAAG GATATGAGAGTAATTTCAATAGACACAATGAGAACGTGTCCACTACCCAAGAAACCCCATATGATTATTACTCTGTGATGCATTTTGATAAAAATGCCTTCAGCAATGGTAACGGACCCACAATCATAACCAAAAGTCCTGAGATCCAAGACGTGATCGGACAACTTATGGAAATGAGCGAGTATGATGCGATGGAGCTCAACAAACTCTACAAATGCA ATTCCTCTGTGTCTTTCCTCGATCACTGTAGTTTTGATGATGAATCTCTGTGTCAGATGGGCATCAGTTCTTCTGCTGATGACGGCTGGCGGAGAGTGAAGTCAGTGAGTGGCATCAATGTGACCGACCACACATACTTGGGCAAAAAACAGAACG GGACATCTTTCTTCATGCACTTCAGCACTGAGGGCAGAAACGAGGGCGACACAGCCAGATTGGAGAGCAAGACAGTGACCCCTACAAGAGACTGCAAAGTTCAGTGCCTGCAGTTCTACTACTATCACAGCGGTCATGAGTCTGACCAGCTCAACATCTGGATCCGAGAGCAGCAGAATCAAGCAGACTGCAGAGGAGCTCTCAGACTCATGGATCATATCACAG AAACCCCTGGGAATTACTGGAAGTTGCATCATGTGCCAATGAATGCAAATACATCTTTCCAAGTTGTGTTTGAAGCACGTAAAGGAGCTGGAAGCTCCAGTGGGGGCTTCTCACTGGACGATATCAATATTTCAGAGACTGAGTGTCCCTTCATATGGCAGATTAGAGACTTTGAGAAAAAACTAAACAGTGGGTTGAGCATTTGGAGTCCACTGTATTACTCCAATGATGGATACCGCTTTGCGGCACAGTTATCTTTGTTCAGGAATCCaatttcaataaatgtttatCTGGTATCTGGTGCATATGATGAGCAACTGCAGTGGCCTTGTCCATGGAGACAAATCACTGTCCAGATCCTGGACCAGAATCCACACATCCAGAAGCGCATGTCCTTTGAGCAGAGCATCACCACTGACCCTGATTTGACTTATGATG ATGGTGGGTATCACTGGGAAAAACCTCAATACACTAGATTCGGATTTCAAATCAACATCAGTGGTGAGTTTGTATTTTTGGCTGGACCTGCTCATGTTGTGCTCTTAACAAAAGAAGATCTCACTAGAAGAGAGTTTATCAAGGGTGGAGACCTCATATTGCTCTTCACCATGCAAG ATATCTCAGCACTGCTTCAGAATGCCTCTCTACCCTGCTCTAAAGTAACTGTGAAGAACTTCAACGTTTCTAAG AGTTGCTCAAACGGCGATTTCGACAACTACAATTCCCACTACAGCTACAGCAGAGCACACTGA
- the LOC113119132 gene encoding meprin A subunit beta-like isoform X2 has translation MNYKGVILRAFEQFRLKSCVDFKPREEEEFYISAESHKGCWSYIGRSFPGGQTLSIGKDCGRKGIVEHQFLHALGLNHEHLRYDRDDYVTIKYENIRKGYESNFNRHNENVSTTQETPYDYYSVMHFDKNAFSNGNGPTIITKSPEIQDVIGQLMEMSEYDAMELNKLYKCNSSVSFLDHCSFDDESLCQMGISSSADDGWRRVKSVSGINVTDHTYLGKKQNGTSFFMHFSTEGRNEGDTARLESKTVTPTRDCKVQCLQFYYYHSGHESDQLNIWIREQQNQADCRGALRLMDHITETPGNYWKLHHVPMNANTSFQVVFEARKGAGSSSGGFSLDDINISETECPFIWQIRDFEKKLNSGLSIWSPLYYSNDGYRFAAQLSLFRNPISINVYLVSGAYDEQLQWPCPWRQITVQILDQNPHIQKRMSFEQSITTDPDLTYDDGGYHWEKPQYTRFGFQINISGEFVFLAGPAHVVLLTKEDLTRREFIKGGDLILLFTMQDISALLQNASLPCSKVTVKNFNVSKSCSNGDFDNYNSHYSYSRAH, from the exons ATGAACTATAAAGGTGTCATTCTGAGAGCCTTCGAGCAGTTCAGACTGAAATCATGTGTTGACTTTAAGCCCAGAGAAGAAGAAGAGTTTTACATCTCTGCGGAGAGTCATAAAGG GTGTTGGTCATATATTGGACGCTCGTTTCCTGGAGGACAGACTCTTTCCATCGGAAAGGACTGTGGAAGAAAAGGCATTGTTGAGCACCAGTTTCTCCATGCTCTGGGATTGAACCATGAACATTTGAGATATGACAGAGATGATTATGTGACAATCAAATATGAAAACATCAGGAAAG GATATGAGAGTAATTTCAATAGACACAATGAGAACGTGTCCACTACCCAAGAAACCCCATATGATTATTACTCTGTGATGCATTTTGATAAAAATGCCTTCAGCAATGGTAACGGACCCACAATCATAACCAAAAGTCCTGAGATCCAAGACGTGATCGGACAACTTATGGAAATGAGCGAGTATGATGCGATGGAGCTCAACAAACTCTACAAATGCA ATTCCTCTGTGTCTTTCCTCGATCACTGTAGTTTTGATGATGAATCTCTGTGTCAGATGGGCATCAGTTCTTCTGCTGATGACGGCTGGCGGAGAGTGAAGTCAGTGAGTGGCATCAATGTGACCGACCACACATACTTGGGCAAAAAACAGAACG GGACATCTTTCTTCATGCACTTCAGCACTGAGGGCAGAAACGAGGGCGACACAGCCAGATTGGAGAGCAAGACAGTGACCCCTACAAGAGACTGCAAAGTTCAGTGCCTGCAGTTCTACTACTATCACAGCGGTCATGAGTCTGACCAGCTCAACATCTGGATCCGAGAGCAGCAGAATCAAGCAGACTGCAGAGGAGCTCTCAGACTCATGGATCATATCACAG AAACCCCTGGGAATTACTGGAAGTTGCATCATGTGCCAATGAATGCAAATACATCTTTCCAAGTTGTGTTTGAAGCACGTAAAGGAGCTGGAAGCTCCAGTGGGGGCTTCTCACTGGACGATATCAATATTTCAGAGACTGAGTGTCCCTTCATATGGCAGATTAGAGACTTTGAGAAAAAACTAAACAGTGGGTTGAGCATTTGGAGTCCACTGTATTACTCCAATGATGGATACCGCTTTGCGGCACAGTTATCTTTGTTCAGGAATCCaatttcaataaatgtttatCTGGTATCTGGTGCATATGATGAGCAACTGCAGTGGCCTTGTCCATGGAGACAAATCACTGTCCAGATCCTGGACCAGAATCCACACATCCAGAAGCGCATGTCCTTTGAGCAGAGCATCACCACTGACCCTGATTTGACTTATGATG ATGGTGGGTATCACTGGGAAAAACCTCAATACACTAGATTCGGATTTCAAATCAACATCAGTGGTGAGTTTGTATTTTTGGCTGGACCTGCTCATGTTGTGCTCTTAACAAAAGAAGATCTCACTAGAAGAGAGTTTATCAAGGGTGGAGACCTCATATTGCTCTTCACCATGCAAG ATATCTCAGCACTGCTTCAGAATGCCTCTCTACCCTGCTCTAAAGTAACTGTGAAGAACTTCAACGTTTCTAAG AGTTGCTCAAACGGCGATTTCGACAACTACAATTCCCACTACAGCTACAGCAGAGCACACTGA